GCAACGCCCGGCACGCGTTGAAGCTGGCGCAGGACGCGGAGAGCGCGTTCGCCCTGGTCCCGCTCCTGGAACACCAGATCGTCGACCACGTCTACAGCTACGGCATCGCCGCCGCGGAGACGGTCCCGGTCGCCCTCGCGCTGGCCACCGCGTCGCGGGGCCGGATCGCCGAAGCGGTCCCGACGGCGGCCTGTCTGTCACGGGTCGCGGACTCGGCCCCGGCACTCGCGGGCGCCCTCACCGGCGCGCTGGGCGGCGCCGCCACGATCCCGGCGGCCTGGCGGGACGCCTGCCGCACCCTCTCCGGCTGCGCCCTTCCGAGGCTTACCGGCACCGACCTCGTGGAACTCGCCGAACTGCTGGAAGCCACACAACGGGCCGTCCCAGGAGGATGATTCGCGACATGACGCCCAAAAGACAAGAAAGTCAGGCCGTTGGTCTGGAAGAGCGGATCACCGGCGCCCTCGTCGGCGCGGCCGTCGGCGACGCCCTCGGCGGGCCCGTCGAGGGCTACACCCCCGAGCAGATCCTCGAACGCCACGCGGGCCGCGTCCACGGCATCGTCGGCCCCTGGAACGGGGAGGCCTGGCGCACGGCCCGCCCGATCGCCCCGTACCACAAGGGCGACGGCCACGTCACCGACGACACCTTGATGACCCATGCGCTGGTACGGGTGTACGCCCAGGTCCGCGACCATCTGGACGCGTACTCGATCGCCGACCACCTGGTCCCCGACCTGATGACCAACCCGCGCTGGATCCCGGAGCTGGAGGCCGAGGCACTCCCCCTGCAGCGCGTGTTCCTGGCGGAGAAGTGGCTGGTGGCCCGGCTCCACTACGGCCACATCGACCCGCGCGAGGCAGGCGTGGGCAACATCGTCAACTGCGGTGCGGCGATGTACATGGCCCCGGTCGGCCTGGTCAACGCGGCCAACCCGGCGGGCGCGTACGCCGAGGCCCTCGACCTCGCGGGCGCCCACCAGTCCTCGTACGGCAGGGAGGCGGCGGGCGTCTTCGCGGCGGCGGTGGCGGCGGCGTGCACCCCGGACGCGACCCCCGACTCGGTGATCGGCACGTGCCTCTCCCTGGCGAAGGACGGCACCCGGGCGGCCATCGAGACGGTGTGCGAAGCGGCCTCCCGCTACTCGGACTTCGAGTCGGCGCTGCGGCCCCTGCGGGAGGCGGTGACTCCGTACGACACGGTCGGTGTGGACTACCGCGACCCGTCGCTGGGCGCCCGTCGGCCGTCCCGTCTCCACGCGATCGAGGAACTCCCGGTGGCGCTGGGCATGTTGGTGGTGGCGGGCGGCGACTTCCGGCATGCGGTGCTGGGTTCGGTGAACTACGGCCGCGACTGCGACTCGATCGCCACGATGGCCGGGGCGCTCGCCGGTGCGCTGGGCTCCGAGGTGCCGTCCGACTGGTCGAAGACGGTCGCGGAGGCGAGCCGCCTCGACCTGTGGGAGCCCGCCCGGACCCTGACCGAGGTCACCCTGGAGATCTTCGATCGGGACGCGCGCCAACGCCGTTCCCACGAGAGGGCGTTCGCCCGGCTCAGGAGCGCGGGATGCTCCGACTGACCTGGGTCCAGCCGGAGGACCTGATCGGCCACGAGCTGCGCCAGGCGGCCCAGGACGGCCGAGAGCCCGGCAGAATCGCCGCCCGCTGGCGAACGGCGGGCGGGCCGGAAGCCCCGGCCGACGCGGGCGCGTCGTCCGGTCCGGTCTCCCGTTACCTGCGGCTGCTGGCCGAGGACCTGCTCGATGAACTGGCGGACCTGCCGAGCAGGTTGGCTGACGACGAACCGACGAACCTGCCCCGGATCCGCGCGCTGTGCCCCGACTGGCCCGCCCAGTCCGTACAGCCCCAGGCCGTGCCCACCCCTCAGCGCCTGGAAGCCGCCTGGCTGGGCAGAGCGGCCGGCTGCCTCCTCGGCAAACCGGTGGAGAAGCTCCCCCTCACCGCCATCCGCCAACTCGCCCGGTCCACCGGCAACTGGCCCCTGAACACCTGGTTCACCGCCAGGGGGGTCCCCGAGGAACTCGCGACGGCACACCCCTGGAACCGCCGGTCGGCGACCACCTCACTCGCCGAGAACATCGACGGCATGCCCGAGGACGACGACCTCAACTACCCCCTTCTGGGCCTCCTGTTGCTCCAACGCCACGGCCCCCGCTTCACCACCACGGATGTGGCGCGCCTCTGGCTGGACGAACTCCCCGCAGGCCGCACCTTCACGGCCGAGCGGATCGCCTACCGAAACCTCCTCTGCGGCCTCGAACCCCCGCTCACCGCCCGCCACCGCAACCCGTTCCGCGAGTGGATCGGCGCCCTGATCCGGGCCGACGTGCACGGCTGGACCAACCCCGGCGACCCGGCCGGCGCCGCCGAACAGGCGTACCGCGACGCCACCCTCACCCACACCGCGAACGGCGTCTACGCGGCGATGTTCACGGCGGCCACCATCGCCATGGCCGCCACCGGCACCCACGACATCCACACCTGCCTGCGCACCGGCCTGACAGTGGTCCCCCCACGCTCCCGGCTGGCCGAAGCGGTCCACCACGGCATCCAACTGGCCGAATGCCACCGTGACTTCACGACCGTGGTGGACGAACTGCACGCCACCCACGCGTCCATGTACCACTGGGTCCACGCCGTCCCCAACACCGCCCTGATCGCCGCCGCCCTCACCCACGCCGACGGCGACTTCACCGGCTCCATCTGCCGAGCCGTGTCCGGGGGTTGGGACACCGACTCCAACGGAGCGACCGCCGGAAGCATCGCCGCGCTCCTCGCCGGCTCCCCCGGTGCCCTTCCCGACCGCTGGACGAGCCCCCTGAAAAACCGACTCGCCACCTCTGTCGCGGACTTCAACGGCACCGGTTTCGACACCCTCGCCCGACTGACCCACTCCCTCACCCACGCCCCAGGCGGCAAGGGCGCGGGCACCGACACCGAGGCCCGGTACACGTCATGAACACACCGCGACCGAACGCACCGGAACCGATCGCCCCCGCACCCCGCCCGCCCTCTCCCGCAGCCCCCCTCGCCGGCCTCCGCGTCCTCGACCTGGCCACCCTGTTCGCCGGTCCGCTGGCCGCCACCATGCTCGGAGACTTCGGCGCCGAGGTGATCAAGATCGAGCATCCGGGGAAGCCGGACCCGTCCCGGGGCCACGGCCCGTCCAAGGACGGCATCGGCCTCTGGTGGAAGCTGCTGGGCCGCAACAAGCGCACGATGACCCTCGACCTCTCCCGCCCCGGCGGCCGGACCACCCTCCTCCGGCTCGCAGCCACCGCCGACGTCGTCATCGAGAACTTCCGTCCGGGCATCCTGGAGAAGTGGGACCTGGGCTGGCCGGAGCTGTCCGCGGTCAACCCGCGGCTGGTCCTCGCCCGGGTCACCGCCTTCGGCCAGTTCGGCCCGTACGCCCACCGTCCCGGCTTCGGCACCCTCGCCGAGGCGATGAGCGGCTTCGCCGCGATCACCGGCGAACCGGACGCACCCCCGACCCTCCCGCCCTTCGGCCTCGCCGACTCGATCGCGGGCCTGGCCACGGCGTACGCCGTCATGACGGCACTGTCCGCGCGCGAGCGAACCGGCGAGGGCCAGGTCGTCGACATGGCGATCATCGAGCCGATCCTCACGGTCCTGGGCCCGCAGCCGCTCTGGTACGACCAGCTGGGCCACGTCCAGCCGCGCACCGGCAACCGTTCGCAGAACAACGCCCCGCGCAACACCTATCGCACGGCCGACGGCACCTGGGTCGCCGTGTCGACGTCGGCCCAGTCGATCGCCGAGCGCGTGATGCGTCTGGTCGGCCGTCCCGAGCTGATCGACGAGCCCTGGTTCGCCACCGGCGCCGACCGTGCCCGCCACGCGGACGTCCTCGACGAGGCGGTCGGCTCGTGGATCGGCCGCCACCCCCACTCCGAGGTCGTCGCGGCCTTCGAGAAGGCGGAGGCGGCGGTGGCCCCGGTCCAGGACGTCCGGGAGGTGATGACCGACCCGCAGTACCAGGCCCTCGACACCATCACCACGGTCGACGACCCCGAACTCGGCCCGATCCGCATGCAGAACGTTCTCTTCCGCCTCTCGGCGACCCCCGGCGCGATCCGCTGGGCGGGCCGCCCGCACGGCGCGGACACCGCGGCCGTCCTCGCCGAACTGGGCCTGACCACACCCGAGATCGACGCCCTGCGCACCGAGGGAGCCCTGTGAAGGACCATCCCCTGACCTGGCTCTACGTTCCCGGCGACCGCCCCGAGGTGGTGTCCAAGGCCCTCGCCTCCGGCGCCGACGTGATCGTCGTCGACCTGGAGGACGCGGTCGCCCCCGACCGCAAGGAGTACGCCCGCACAGCCACCGCCGAACGCCTCAGCGACCCCCAGCCGGTCCCGGTCCACGTCCGGATCAACGCCCTGGACGGCCCGCTGGCCACTCGCGACCTCCGGGCCTTCCAATGCCTCCCCGGCGTCTCCGGCCTCCGGCTACCGAAGGTGACGACACCGCAGCAGGTCGTACGCGTGGCCACCCGCATGTCCGCGACCGCGACCGCCGAGGCGGGGCCCCCACTCCACGCCCTCCTCGAAACCGCCCTCGGTATCGAACACGCCTTCGCCATCGCGACCGCCCACCCCGCCCTGCACGGCATCGCGCTCGGCGAGGCCGATCTACGGGCCGACCTGGGGGTACGGGGAGACGCGGGCCTCGACTGGTGCCGCTCCCGGGTCGTCGTGGCCGCACGGGCCGCCGGACTCGCCCCGCCGCCCCAGTCGGTCCACCCGGACACCCGGGACCTCGACACGCTGGCCGCGTCCTGCGCCCACG
This genomic interval from Streptomyces sp. B21-083 contains the following:
- a CDS encoding ADP-ribosylglycohydrolase family protein; this encodes MTPKRQESQAVGLEERITGALVGAAVGDALGGPVEGYTPEQILERHAGRVHGIVGPWNGEAWRTARPIAPYHKGDGHVTDDTLMTHALVRVYAQVRDHLDAYSIADHLVPDLMTNPRWIPELEAEALPLQRVFLAEKWLVARLHYGHIDPREAGVGNIVNCGAAMYMAPVGLVNAANPAGAYAEALDLAGAHQSSYGREAAGVFAAAVAAACTPDATPDSVIGTCLSLAKDGTRAAIETVCEAASRYSDFESALRPLREAVTPYDTVGVDYRDPSLGARRPSRLHAIEELPVALGMLVVAGGDFRHAVLGSVNYGRDCDSIATMAGALAGALGSEVPSDWSKTVAEASRLDLWEPARTLTEVTLEIFDRDARQRRSHERAFARLRSAGCSD
- a CDS encoding ADP-ribosylglycohydrolase family protein, yielding MLRLTWVQPEDLIGHELRQAAQDGREPGRIAARWRTAGGPEAPADAGASSGPVSRYLRLLAEDLLDELADLPSRLADDEPTNLPRIRALCPDWPAQSVQPQAVPTPQRLEAAWLGRAAGCLLGKPVEKLPLTAIRQLARSTGNWPLNTWFTARGVPEELATAHPWNRRSATTSLAENIDGMPEDDDLNYPLLGLLLLQRHGPRFTTTDVARLWLDELPAGRTFTAERIAYRNLLCGLEPPLTARHRNPFREWIGALIRADVHGWTNPGDPAGAAEQAYRDATLTHTANGVYAAMFTAATIAMAATGTHDIHTCLRTGLTVVPPRSRLAEAVHHGIQLAECHRDFTTVVDELHATHASMYHWVHAVPNTALIAAALTHADGDFTGSICRAVSGGWDTDSNGATAGSIAALLAGSPGALPDRWTSPLKNRLATSVADFNGTGFDTLARLTHSLTHAPGGKGAGTDTEARYTS
- a CDS encoding CaiB/BaiF CoA transferase family protein; this translates as MNTPRPNAPEPIAPAPRPPSPAAPLAGLRVLDLATLFAGPLAATMLGDFGAEVIKIEHPGKPDPSRGHGPSKDGIGLWWKLLGRNKRTMTLDLSRPGGRTTLLRLAATADVVIENFRPGILEKWDLGWPELSAVNPRLVLARVTAFGQFGPYAHRPGFGTLAEAMSGFAAITGEPDAPPTLPPFGLADSIAGLATAYAVMTALSARERTGEGQVVDMAIIEPILTVLGPQPLWYDQLGHVQPRTGNRSQNNAPRNTYRTADGTWVAVSTSAQSIAERVMRLVGRPELIDEPWFATGADRARHADVLDEAVGSWIGRHPHSEVVAAFEKAEAAVAPVQDVREVMTDPQYQALDTITTVDDPELGPIRMQNVLFRLSATPGAIRWAGRPHGADTAAVLAELGLTTPEIDALRTEGAL
- a CDS encoding HpcH/HpaI aldolase/citrate lyase family protein, with amino-acid sequence MKDHPLTWLYVPGDRPEVVSKALASGADVIVVDLEDAVAPDRKEYARTATAERLSDPQPVPVHVRINALDGPLATRDLRAFQCLPGVSGLRLPKVTTPQQVVRVATRMSATATAEAGPPLHALLETALGIEHAFAIATAHPALHGIALGEADLRADLGVRGDAGLDWCRSRVVVAARAAGLAPPPQSVHPDTRDLDTLAASCAHGRALGFLGRAAIHPRQLPVIERAYLPTPEEVADAEQIVKAAATDEGAQALPDGRFIDAAVVAAARRILSLADRDRP